The Sphingomonas crocodyli nucleotide sequence GAGGCCGAGGCCGATCAGCGTCGCGCGCTGATCGGGGGTGCGGCGGATCGGCGAACCGATCTGGGTGACCTTGACGGTAGCCATGTTCGATTACTCCGCGATCGCGGCCGCTTCGGCCTCGGCAACCTGGCCCGAAGCACCGCCACGACCCAGCAGGTCGGCGATCTTCTTGCCACGGCGCTGCGACACCGACTTCGGCGAAGTCTGATCCTTGAGCGCCTCGAAGGTCGCACGGATCATGTTGTAGGGGTTCGAGGTGCCGACCGACTTGGTCACCACGTCGTGAACACCCAGGCTTTCGAAGATAGCGCGCATCGGACCGCCGGCGATGATGCCGGTGCCCGGAGGCGCGGTGCGGACGCTGACGCGGCCGGCGCCGAAATGACCCTTGCCGTCGTGATGGAGGGTGCGGCCCTCCTTCAGCGGAACGCGGATCATCGCCTTCTTCGCAGCGGCGGTCGCCTTCGAGATGGCTTCCGGCACTTCGCGAGCCTTGCCGTGGCCGAAGCCCGAGCGGCCCTTGCCATCGCCGACCACGACGAGCGCGGCGAAGCCGAAGCGCTTACCGCCCTTCACGGTCTTCGAGACGCGGTTGATGTGGACGAGCTTCTCGATCAGCTCCTCGCCCTGCTCTTCCGCATTCTTGTTGCGGTCGTCGCGACGGCCACGATTGCCGTCACGGCCACGGCCGCCACGATCGTTGTTGCCGCCACGGCCACGGCCGCCACGTGCGCCACGGCGCTCGCCCTGGCCTTCGGCCCCGGCTTCGACCGGCGCGCCGGTCTGGATTTCGGTTTCGTCAGCCATTTAGAACTCCAATCCGCCTTCGCGGGCCGCATCGGCCAGCGCCTTGACGCGACCGTGGAACAGGAAACCGCCGCGATCGAACACCACCTGGGTGACGCCCGCCGCCTTGGCGCGCTCGGCAACCGCCTTGCCAACCGAAGCAGCCGCTTCGGTGGTGGCGCCGGTCGCTTCGCGCAGATCCTTGTCGAGCGTCGAAGCGGCCGCGAGGGTACGGCCCTGCGCGTCGTCGATCACCTGGGCGTAGATGTGGCGGCCCGAGCGATGGATCGACAGGCGCGGACGCATGCCACCACGAGCGCGGAGCGCGGTGCGAACGCGCCGACGGCGGCGTTCGAAGAGAGAGAGACCCTTGGCCATTACTTCTTCTTCCCTTCCTTACGGAAGATGAACTCGCCCTGGTACTTGATGCCCTTGCCCTTATAGGGCTCCGGCTTGCGCCAACGGCGGATTTCCGCGGCCACCTGGCCGACCTGCTGCTTGTCGATGCCCGTGATCTGGACGGTCGTCTGATCCGGCGTCGCGATCGTGATCCCTTCGGGGATCGCGAAGTCGACGTCGTGGCTGTAGCCGAGCTGCAGCTTCAGATTCTTGCCCTGGACGTTGGCGCGATAGCCGACGCCGGTGATCTGGAGGGTCTTCGAATAACCCTCGGTCACACCCGTGATCAGGTTCTGGACCAGCGTGCGCTGCATGCCCCAGAACGAGCGCGAACGCTTCGTCTCGTTGGCCGGCTGCACCGAGATGCTGCCATCTTCGAGCGCATAGGTGACTTCATCAGCCAGACCCATGCTGAGCGTGCCCTTCGGCCCCTTGACCGAAAGCGTCTTGCCTTCGATCGAGGCGGTGACGCCGGCCGGAACCGGAACAGGGCGCTTACCAATGCGGCTCATCAGAAGACCTCCGCGAGAACCTCGCCGCCGACATTCTGCTCACGCGCTTCCGCGTCGGACAGAACACCCTTAGGCGTCGAGACGATGGTGATGCCGAGGCCGTTGCGCACGCGCGGAAGCTCCTTGGAGCCCGAATAGATGCGGCGGCCGGGCTTCGAGACGCGGGCGACATGCTGGATCGCCGGCTGGCCCTCGAAATATTTCAGCTCGATGCGCAGGCCGTCATGGCCGGCGACAGTCTCTGCGCTGTAGCCACGGATGTAGCCTTCACGCTGGAGAACGTCGAGCACGCGGGCGCGCAGCTTGGACGCGGGGGAAACCACGCTGTCCTTGCGGGCGCGCTGCCCGTTGCGGATGCGGGTGAGCAGATCACCCAAAGGATCGGTCAGAGCCATCTGTTCTTTTCCTTACCAGCTCGACTTGGTGACGCCGGGGATCAGGCCCTTGTTGGCCAGATCGCGCAGCTGAACACGGCACAGCCGGAACTTGCGGTAATAAGCGCGGGGACGGCCCGTCACTTCGCAACGGTTACGCACGCGGGTCGGGTTCGCATTACGCGGCAGCTCGGCCATCTTGAGGCGAGCGATCAGACGCTCGGTCTCGTCCGCGTTCTTGTCGTTCGCGATCGCCTTGAGCTTCGCATATTTGGGCGCGTAAGCCGCGACCATCTTCTTGCGCTTCTCGTTCTTGTTGATCGAACTCAGTTTCGCCATGACTTAAGTTCTTCCTTATCCAGCAGACCGCTTACGCGGCCTGCTTCTGGTCCTGGTTGGTCGGGAACGGGAAGCCGAAGAGGCGCAGCAGTTCGCGCGCTTCTTCATCCGTGTTCGCCGAGGTCGCGATGATCACGTCCATGCCGCGGATCTTGTCGACCTTGTCGTAGCTGATTTCCGGGAAGATCAGCTGTTCCTTGAGGCCGGTCGCATAATTGCCACGGCCGTCGAACGACTTGTCCGAAAGGCCGCGGAAGTCGCGGACGCGCGGGAGCGCGATCGTGACGAAGCGATCGAGGAATTCGTACATGCGCTCAC carries:
- the rpsE gene encoding 30S ribosomal protein S5; protein product: MADETEIQTGAPVEAGAEGQGERRGARGGRGRGGNNDRGGRGRDGNRGRRDDRNKNAEEQGEELIEKLVHINRVSKTVKGGKRFGFAALVVVGDGKGRSGFGHGKAREVPEAISKATAAAKKAMIRVPLKEGRTLHHDGKGHFGAGRVSVRTAPPGTGIIAGGPMRAIFESLGVHDVVTKSVGTSNPYNMIRATFEALKDQTSPKSVSQRRGKKIADLLGRGGASGQVAEAEAAAIAE
- the rplR gene encoding 50S ribosomal protein L18, with translation MAKGLSLFERRRRRVRTALRARGGMRPRLSIHRSGRHIYAQVIDDAQGRTLAAASTLDKDLREATGATTEAAASVGKAVAERAKAAGVTQVVFDRGGFLFHGRVKALADAAREGGLEF
- the rplF gene encoding 50S ribosomal protein L6, translating into MSRIGKRPVPVPAGVTASIEGKTLSVKGPKGTLSMGLADEVTYALEDGSISVQPANETKRSRSFWGMQRTLVQNLITGVTEGYSKTLQITGVGYRANVQGKNLKLQLGYSHDVDFAIPEGITIATPDQTTVQITGIDKQQVGQVAAEIRRWRKPEPYKGKGIKYQGEFIFRKEGKKK
- the rpsH gene encoding 30S ribosomal protein S8, with amino-acid sequence MALTDPLGDLLTRIRNGQRARKDSVVSPASKLRARVLDVLQREGYIRGYSAETVAGHDGLRIELKYFEGQPAIQHVARVSKPGRRIYSGSKELPRVRNGLGITIVSTPKGVLSDAEAREQNVGGEVLAEVF
- the rpsN gene encoding 30S ribosomal protein S14; translated protein: MAKLSSINKNEKRKKMVAAYAPKYAKLKAIANDKNADETERLIARLKMAELPRNANPTRVRNRCEVTGRPRAYYRKFRLCRVQLRDLANKGLIPGVTKSSW